The proteins below are encoded in one region of Pieris rapae chromosome W, ilPieRapa1.1, whole genome shotgun sequence:
- the LOC123690436 gene encoding L-dopachrome tautomerase yellow-f2-like: MGAEKVGHRLFIALPRRRYGIPATLNYIDLNDQNGRSPALKPYPNIYSGRSLISVYRTRADTCGRLWMVDTGLLELPVNRRQLQPPAIVVYDLKTDQVIFRYTFKESDIPSASTPTGLASITVDITNNCADAYAYVPDLTTNGIIVYSLRDNDSWRITHNYFNFNPLSENSRVSGEYIQIKDLCYF; encoded by the exons ATGGGTGCCGAGAAAGTTGGACATCGATTATTCATCGCATTACCTCGACGTAGATatg gaATACCAGCCACGTTGAACTACATAGATTTGAACGATCAAAATGGCCGATCGCCAGCCCTGAAACCCTATCCGAATATATATTCAGGTAGATCCCTTATATCTGTTTATCGAACACGAGCAGATACATGCGGAAGGCTGTGGATGGTGGATACTGGATTACTGGAGTTACCGG TTAATCGTCGACAGTTGCAGCCGCCAGCCATAGTTGTATACGACCTGAAGACGGACCAGGTGATCTTTAGGTATACCTTCAAGGAATCGGATATCCCTTCAGCAAGCACTCCAACAG GCCTTGCATCAATAACAGTGGATATAACAAACAACTGCGCAGACGCATATGCCTATGTCCCGGATTTGACAACAAATGGTATCATTGTGTATTCGCTGAGAGATAACGATAGCTGGCGAATCACCCATAATTACTTCAATTTCAACCCACTGTCTGAAAATTCGAGGGTTTCTGGTGAGTATATCCAAATAAAggatttgtgttatttttaa